In a single window of the Nicotiana tomentosiformis chromosome 10, ASM39032v3, whole genome shotgun sequence genome:
- the LOC104097356 gene encoding uncharacterized protein isoform X2 translates to MSLSLRKFMVLDVSPARSNQKPEQNLTEANAWICIGTCVWKREDLDKARSFFKSGLEQLKLNRYVVDAWICLGTCVWKRGDVDKAKSCYKFGLEQDPKNKELLRQLSVFERSQCIGETEVENPEEITGESIKHAKEAIALDVHDGISWYALGRVCLSAYYMTGTLDHNMLLQSTKAYKNAAKDQKMTRSAELWYNCSMAYKFLENYLMALTGLIMDPNLKSLEQTLNLCDVLDYINSLLQKLNDAKQLSSPTSSSLPTVDSLVLSLASVELDPSYERANVNRLTEGHNEGKAVTGKVVFSVKNLSKDYGHNNNGNENSEEVISTLR, encoded by the exons ATGTCTTTGTCTTTGAGGAAGTTTATGGTTCTAGATGTTTCTCCTGCTCGTTCTAATCAGAAACCAGAGCAAAATTTAACTGAAGCT AATGCATGGATATGCATAGGAACATGCGTTTGGAAACGAGAAGATCTTGATAAAGCTAGAAGTTTCTTTAAATCTGGCCTTGAACAG CTTAAGTTGAATCGCTATGTAGTGGATGCGTGGATATGCTTAGGAACTTGTGTTTGGAAGAGAGGAGATGTTGATAAAGCTAAAAGTTGCTACAAATTTGGCCTTGAACAG GATCCGAAGAACAAGGAGTTATTACGTCAATTATCAGTGTTTGAAAGAAGCCAGTGCATAGGTGAAACAG AGGTTGAAAATCCAGAAGAAATCACAGGTGAAAGTATCAAACATGCCAAGGAAGCAATTGCTCTGGATGTCCACGATGGAATATCATGGT ATGCCCTAGGAAGAGTATGTCTCTCTGCCTACTATATGACTGGAACTTTGGATCATAATATGCTTCTTCAGTCAACTAAAGCATACAAGAATgct GCGAAAGACCAAAAGATGACGCGCAGTGCTGAATTGTGGTACAACTGCTCCATG GCATACAAGTTTCTTGAGAACTACTTGATGGCCCTCACTGGACTGATAATGGACCCTAATCTTAAATCTCTAGAGCAGACATTGAATCTGTGTGATGTTCTCGACTATATAAACTCTTTGCTTCAG AAACTGAATGATGCTAAGCAGCTTTCTTCTCCAACATCATCATCTCTTCCTACTGTTGATTCACTAGTATTATCACTTGCTTCTGTTGAAC TGGATCCTTCATATGAGAGAGCTAATGTCAATCGCCTAACTGAAGGTCATAATGAAGGCAAAGCAGTCACAGGAAAAGTTGTGTTTTCAGTTAAGAATCTGAGCAAAG ACTATGGCCATAACAATAATGGAAATGAGAATTCAGAAGAAGTGATTAGCACTTTGCGATAG
- the LOC104097356 gene encoding uncharacterized protein isoform X1: MSLSLRKFMVLDVSPARSNQKPEQNLTEANAWICIGTCVWKREDLDKARSFFKSGLEQLKLNRYVVDAWICLGTCVWKRGDVDKAKSCYKFGLEQDPKNKELLRQLSVFERSQCIGETEVENPEEITGESIKHAKEAIALDVHDGISWYALGRVCLSAYYMTGTLDHNMLLQSTKAYKNAAKDQKMTRSAELWYNCSMAYKFLENYLMALTGLIMDPNLKSLEQTLNLCDVLDYINSLLQKLNDAKQLSSPTSSSLPTVDSLVLSLASVELDPSYERANVNRLTEGHNEGKAVTGKVVFSVKNLSKDAKLATNHLFSNCQNQTMAITIMEMRIQKK; the protein is encoded by the exons ATGTCTTTGTCTTTGAGGAAGTTTATGGTTCTAGATGTTTCTCCTGCTCGTTCTAATCAGAAACCAGAGCAAAATTTAACTGAAGCT AATGCATGGATATGCATAGGAACATGCGTTTGGAAACGAGAAGATCTTGATAAAGCTAGAAGTTTCTTTAAATCTGGCCTTGAACAG CTTAAGTTGAATCGCTATGTAGTGGATGCGTGGATATGCTTAGGAACTTGTGTTTGGAAGAGAGGAGATGTTGATAAAGCTAAAAGTTGCTACAAATTTGGCCTTGAACAG GATCCGAAGAACAAGGAGTTATTACGTCAATTATCAGTGTTTGAAAGAAGCCAGTGCATAGGTGAAACAG AGGTTGAAAATCCAGAAGAAATCACAGGTGAAAGTATCAAACATGCCAAGGAAGCAATTGCTCTGGATGTCCACGATGGAATATCATGGT ATGCCCTAGGAAGAGTATGTCTCTCTGCCTACTATATGACTGGAACTTTGGATCATAATATGCTTCTTCAGTCAACTAAAGCATACAAGAATgct GCGAAAGACCAAAAGATGACGCGCAGTGCTGAATTGTGGTACAACTGCTCCATG GCATACAAGTTTCTTGAGAACTACTTGATGGCCCTCACTGGACTGATAATGGACCCTAATCTTAAATCTCTAGAGCAGACATTGAATCTGTGTGATGTTCTCGACTATATAAACTCTTTGCTTCAG AAACTGAATGATGCTAAGCAGCTTTCTTCTCCAACATCATCATCTCTTCCTACTGTTGATTCACTAGTATTATCACTTGCTTCTGTTGAAC TGGATCCTTCATATGAGAGAGCTAATGTCAATCGCCTAACTGAAGGTCATAATGAAGGCAAAGCAGTCACAGGAAAAGTTGTGTTTTCAGTTAAGAATCTGAGCAAAG ATGCAAAGTTAGCAACTAATCACCTTTTCTCCAATTGCCAAAACCAGACTATGGCCATAACAATAATGGAAATGAGAATTCAGAAGAAGTGA